GAAATGGGGACAAAGTCACTTCTCCATAAAAACATGGTCTCCTTATTCCTCAGTGACATTAACACTTTTGTTTATAATATTCCTCTCTATATATTAACACTATAGAAAatacttttaagtaatttggtgTGTATTAAACACAGCTTTTATGAATCAAAAAATCGAGATAAGTCAATTAAAGTATaagaaattgtgtaaaaatgttttcCATAAAGTTAGTATAGGGAAGAAATTGGAGACTacgaaaatataggtacctatttcactgttaaattttttattacctTTCTTATCAAGTTTTCCGAGAAATCCTCCAAATGTGGGTATCTTTCTAAACACTTCTTATGTGTCATAAGATTTTTGTGAGCTTCCTTTAGCTTATTGTCGAGCTCCATTTCAACGGCACAAAATACACATTTATACATAATGCCAACCATCACAATTCCGTGGTAGGAGTCTGAAGATATTACAAGCTTTCTACAGTCTTTTAGAGTCAAGATTACACTTTGATCATCTGAAAAACATTGCACATTCACtgtgggtttttggactatattCAGCATCTTCGGTTGACGTAAAGCTGGCACAGACATGGCTTATTATCTTATATTAAAATCCCAGTAATTTCAACTTGAAACTTCACGTATTCAATCTTCAAAAGGATTGTTTTTGTGCGAACCATGTACAAGAGAAATGCAATCAAAAGTTTTATAACCAGACCGGAAATGGCGGAAATCTGTTTGTCTTGTCTATTCTATCGTCTATGGTAAAATAGTGTTGTAAGTACCTTTTACGATTCATGTGATTTTTATACtaggtcaaccagatcttgacagtagaaaaaggcggcaaatttgaaaaatgtaggcgcgaaggggtatcgtcccatagaaaatttgaatttcgcgcctttttttactgacaagatttggttgaccagctatatttattatttattaaaaatttcaaaaaatagtttaatatacttggtcaaccagatcttgacagtagaaaaaggcggcaaatttgaaaaatgtaggcgcgaagggatatcgtcccatagtgatactaagtaattaattgtaacacgtatgtacctatgtttaacaaataaaaatattgattgattgatagcaaatttgaatttcgcgccttttttactgtcaagatttggttgaccagataTAGTTGTATACTCTGTTTTCAGTAGCTCCAACAcatccttggaggatacaactaaacggagttagatatgagcgccgatatgcatatagccggcggcggcgcgccggtcaaaataggtcggcggcggcggcgaatcggcggcgtggccttgaaacaccttcgattaatgaaaaaagaattcaaaccaaaattttaccgaaaaaacatgtttttgctgtaagaaagttatgaaataaatgcatcttttattttcaaggataatttattgaataatattacgaaaaaaattgatatcatataaactgtggataagcggtattgcgcggcatcagaggcggtcttaatcttggcgaggctctggccggaagatcttagcgaggcccttatcttttgtgctaagttaaaaattgcggtttGGCTGTATCAGGGcatagataaaaaaatacatagagtgttcactccatacatcagttttagtaccaaaaagactattagcatctagcatcgagtagtggaactatcagtactgctacttgacaatagatgtagcaccgaccggaaagtcttatgctgttgagataagactttccggtcggtgctacatctattgtcaagtagcagtactgatagttccgctactcgatgctagatgtagacactgaaattaatagtctgaactgatgtatggagtgagcactcttgtcttactatatttctctatgatcagggaaacgtcttgtcgacagtccaaagaaaattgagctccgtcattaaccaatatcgacccaataaAACCGATTTatatcaaaaagtgaggcccaactccgagctccatgtaacaccgaagacttgatttcgacgcctcccaatgcgaggccagaggaagagctgcaggtaagcatacagctaagttcGAAAGCCAAGTGTAAgcatggctgacggccgaacgcctggagcgccgattgcggcgcgcttcagtgcgaggccgagctgctagagagcagagcgagaagccatagtgttaaagagatctggagctttcctgcgggcgcattcgtgcgacgccaaaggccgagctgcaatggagctaagatcggataaggccCAATGCTCAAgcattttaaaacaggccgaaagttgagctccaaccagggccaaaaacttgcaggttcagatagcggtttAATTTcatgcgagcgatgcacagccaaagattgagctgtgagagagcaaagcttgaaatttgaacagtggccaagt
Above is a window of Cydia amplana chromosome 26, ilCydAmpl1.1, whole genome shotgun sequence DNA encoding:
- the LOC134660191 gene encoding uncharacterized protein LOC134660191: MSVPALRQPKMLNIVQKPTVNVQCFSDDQSVILTLKDCRKLVISSDSYHGIVMVGIMYKCVFCAVEMELDNKLKEAHKNLMTHKKCLERYPHLEDFSENLIRKLSNNSLYCSLCNVVMMSTAATRHVSTETHKEQLEKAEIKATTYKPF